The following coding sequences are from one Polyodon spathula isolate WHYD16114869_AA chromosome 7, ASM1765450v1, whole genome shotgun sequence window:
- the LOC121318220 gene encoding protein tyrosine phosphatase domain-containing protein 1-like: MPLWIPVPRPSYSQARENLVRSLPPNLICSLTCGGKLCRFEGPANWSLQQQAIRGIYSEWVTGDIVAMARPSTTLIKEYKIIEQFKELNIKSIINMQVQGEHAQCGPPLEQESGFSYVPQVFMENGIYFFNFGMPDFGVSSLIRILDWVKVFAFALKEGKVAVHCHAGLGRTGVLIACYLIYATRVNPSEAIHFVRVKRPSSIQTQSQIDLVFDFACFLAPHLIMYANVNAKTYAFTLEQYLIRQKHILHGYEARNLKHIPKIVDFTCKRLIMIVLNKADSSVMQSEVERESFMHNLTRLIRQTLVRQTFLHITNLLKDPDNRLTPSTSSSISWGEKEGFNKRKREVLKNKRSYSESDLSKIAALEKNKHMKIPPQESNQRNSPVLRCKDVNNSAVMGCETLNKDSPGLGHENLNKDLTTSNLKTEDAPTAVTEDMSSDSDGTIKSEKTFTSTIEESPNEEGSPDLGTVSLSQAVAIAMAELEPIGNDILKEIQRKQNDLNENEGAWGMLATETDPKIMSALMWRWLEQLKEPVLKPEDIGLLLSNRQGTKTIWALHKYQGETICCILDCISQLPSLSPKMEEAIICRLIRALTQCLEEEVKTLTGLLELFKAIVKERRARNLFTKGLAKTRNMLKVSSAMKNKQNPL, from the exons ATGCCCCTGTGGATTCCTGTCCCACGCCCCTCCTATTCCCAGGCTCGGGAGAACCTTGTGAGATCCCTGCCCCCTAACCTGATCTGCTCCCTCACCTGTGGAGGTAAACTCTGCCGCTTCGAGGGGCCGGCTAACTGGAGCCTGCAACAGCAGGCCATTCGAGGCATTTACTCAGAATG GGTGACGGGTGATATCGTTGCTATGGCACGACCCTCCACCACACTGATTAAGGAATATAAGATTATAGAGCAATTCAAAGA GTTGAACATCAAGTCCATTATTAATATGCAGGTCCAGGGGGAGCATGCTCAATGTGGACCCCCCTTGGAACAAGAGAGTGGGTTCTCGTATGTACCACAGGTCTTCATGGAAAATGGAA TCTATTTCTTTAACTTTGGCATGCCAGATTTTGGGGTGTCATCCCTCATTCGGATATTAGATTGGGTGAAAGTGTTCGCGTTCGCTTTGAAGGAGGGGAAGGTGGCAGTGCACTGCCATGCAGGGCTGGGACGAACAG GAGTCCTTATAGCCTGTTATTTGATTTATGCCACTCGAGTGAATCCAAGTGAGGCCATCCACTTTGTTCGGGTAAAACGGCCCTCCTCCATACAGACCCAATCTCAGATTGACCTAGTCTTTGACTTTGCCTGCTTTCTTGCTCCTCACTTAATCATGTATGCCAATGTGAATGCCAAAACGTACGCCTTCACCCTGGAGCAGTACCTCATTCGACAGAAGCATATCCTCCATGGGTACGAAGCACGGAACCTAAAGCACATCCCCAAGATTGTTGACTTCACCTGTAAGAGACTGATTATGATTGTGCTAAACAAAGCAGACAGCAGTGTCATGCAGTCTGAAGTTGAAAGGGAATCCTTCATGCACAACTTAACTCGTTTGATAAGACAGACACTGGTCAGGCAAACATTTCTCCATATCACCAATCTGCTGAAAGACCCCGATAACAGGCTGACCCCCTCCACGAGTTCATCTATTTCTTGGGGGGAAAAAGAGGGGTTCAATAAGCGGAAGAGGGAAGTTCTTAAGAACAAGAGAAGCTACAGTGAATCAGACCTCAGTAAGATTGCAGCCCTGGAGAAGAATAAG CACATGAAGATTCCTCCACAAGAGAGCAATCAGCGTAATTCTCCAGTGCTGAGATGTAAAGATGTGAACAACTCTGCTGTGATGGGATGTGAAACTTTAAATAAGGACTCTCCAGGCCTAGGACATGAAAACTTAAATAAAGACCTGACCACTTCAAATTTAAAAACTGAAGATGCTCCAACAGCAGTGACTGAAGACATGAGCAGTGACTCAGATGGCACCATAAAGTCTGAGAAAACATTTACTAGTACAATtgaggag TCTCCAAATGAAGAAGGGAGTCCAGATCTTGGGACAGTATCTCTTTCACAGGCCGTTGCTATAGCAATGGCAGAGCTGGAACCAATAGGAAATGATATTTTGAAGGAAATCCAACGGAAGCAG AATGACTTGAATGAGAATGAAGGTGCCTGGGGAATGCTGGCTACAGAGACAGACCCTAAAATCATGAGTGCTTTAATGTGGAGGTGGCTGGAACAGCTGAAG GAACCAGTGCTGAAGCCTGAGGACATTGGACTGTTACTGTCAAACAGACAGGGTACTAAGACTATATGGGCACTGCATAAG TATCAGGGTGAGACTATCTGCTGCATCCTTGACTGTATCAGTCAGCTTCCAAGCCTGAGCCCAAAGATGGAAGAAGCTATTATATGTCGTCTAATTCGAGCCCTGACTCAG